In the Populus nigra chromosome 2, ddPopNigr1.1, whole genome shotgun sequence genome, ATTCTAACAAGAAAAGCAGCCacgaaaattaaaataaagaagtgAAAATGGGTTACCGAAATTGCGACCAACAATGCAATGCCAAGTGGGTCCATGCTTCTTATCAAACTCCTTCTTTATATGCTCTGCTACATCCTTCTCTACATTGTTCCTCTCAAATgcctaaaaataacaataaaaaaaaaaattacccagaaagcaaaatcaaaaacaaaaacaaaattatcaagtagAAACccagttgaagaaaaaaagaaattaagtgaGAGAAAGAGAGCTAACTGCGATGGCTATATCAACAGCTTCTTTTTGCATGTCATCTTTCATGTCAGCATTCTTGATGATGATCTTTTTGCCGGGAGGGGCTGCTGCAGCCGGTGATGATTTCCGGTAATAAGAGTCGTTTTCGACCTTCACACCTCCGGTGATGCTTCTTTTCATGTCTTCACTGTTCATTTTCTTTGCTTCGTGGTTAAGTCTTAGGGATTGTTATTTTGATAGAGAGGGGAGAGCTTTATGAAGGAAAAGGGAAGTAAGATGTAAGCTGTCTTCTTGTTTTCTGTCGAGTGGGAACACTGAACTCTGAAAGTGAAGTGTGGGatttatttgatgattttacTTTGGTTTACTGCTACATGTGGTCCCTGTACTTTTTACATTTCCTCAATGCAGTCCTTGTATATGAGGTTGCTCTAATAGCTTCAAAATCCACTTCAAATGAGATTAGATGCTCTCAAAATCCACTTCAAATGAGATTAGATGCTCTAATAGCTTCAAAATCCACTTCTCAATGCAGTCCTTGTCATTTGGGACATTACTCGGACA is a window encoding:
- the LOC133681474 gene encoding uncharacterized protein LOC133681474; the encoded protein is MNSEDMKRSITGGVKVENDSYYRKSSPAAAAPPGKKIIIKNADMKDDMQKEAVDIAIAAFERNNVEKDVAEHIKKEFDKKHGPTWHCIVGRNFGSYVTHETNHFVYFYLDQKAVLLFKSG